The following is a genomic window from Paludisphaera rhizosphaerae.
GCAGCCGTTCCTCGACATCCTCGGGCACGAGCAAGCCGTAGCCGAACGATCGCGGCAGGCGGGCCTGGGTCAGCGAGCGAATGCGGAATCGTCGCAGGTTTGAGATCCAGGACGTCGGCGGCGCAGGGGGTGCCAAATGGAGGACGATGTAGCCCCCATTCCCGTCATACCCAACCTGAAGGAGGTCGAATAGGTTCAGGCCGCCGAATGAGACAGCTTCCTCGGTGAATCGATCGGGGCGAGGGTTCTCCGTTCCACGCGATGCATAAAGGCGGTGATGCTCCTCAGGCGTCGCCCACTCCGAACTGCCAAGCAAGCTGTAGAAGGGACCCGGGCAGGCCAGAACGATTTCTTCAGGCGTGTAGATGCCGCCCCCGCGACTGAAATTCCCCGACCCGACACGCAGAAGGAACGCACGAAAATCGGCGGGCAGCCTCCGATTGACCATCCGCTCGCACTCGTCGATTTCGTCGGTCGTGTGGGGATGAAAATCGTCCCAGTAATGCGG
Proteins encoded in this region:
- a CDS encoding SMI1/KNR4 family protein: MPELRTPNFTVGCGDWVREMRAFTDPFDPHYWDDFHPHTTDEIDECERMVNRRLPADFRAFLLRVGSGNFSRGGGIYTPEEIVLACPGPFYSLLGSSEWATPEEHHRLYASRGTENPRPDRFTEEAVSFGGLNLFDLLQVGYDGNGGYIVLHLAPPAPPTSWISNLRRFRIRSLTQARLPRSFGYGLLVPEDVEERLPSFSDGLKAFLARGWRSANGLDEPTGLRLDLSDLKFDE